ACTCATTCCGGGAGATCGGCGCCAAGGGGACAACGAGCCTTGCAGTTGTGGCGCCCGGCATAAGTCAAGCACTCATCGCCACGGCCATAGGCCTTGCCACGGCTATCCCTGCCGTGCTTGCGTACAACTATTTCATGGGGAGGGTCAAAGGCATTGCCTCGAAGATCGAGAACGGCTCCATATATCTCCTCAATTACCTGACCCGATGAAAGCGAAGAAGACAGCAGGTCCATTGTCTGATATAAACGTTGTTCCGCTTGTCGATATCATGCTCGTGCTGCTCATCATCTTCATGCTCACATCGCCTATGATGCAACACGGGCTGGGTGTTGATCTGCCCAGGACGAGTGCAAAAGCGCTTCCCCTTAAAGATGATCCCCGGGTGATCACGGTGAACAAAGAAATGAAGGTGATTCTCAATGAAAAGATACTTGATATCAAAAACCTCGGGCCGGCCCTGCAATTTGCTTTTGCCGGCAAACCCGAGAAGGAGATATTGCTCAAGGCAGACAGCTCTGTCCCCTACGGTTTCGTGGCACAATGCATGACGGCGATGAGAGAGGCCGGTGCAAACAAGATCAACCTCGTGACAAAACCTATAGATGAGTGACCGGCTTGAGTCTTGTCAGCGCGTTTCAATAAAAACTGAATATGCCTCCATAAACGTGGGAAATCCGGTAGTCTGGATGATGAGGAGCAGAGTATGCAGGATCTCCTCGTCCGTCGCCCCAGCTTCGCGCGCCTTGCCGATGTGTGTCTCGAGGGCAATCCTATGGTTACTCGCCCCTGAGATAGCAACCTTCATGAGCCATCTGGTCTTCTCGGACAGCGGGCCCGACTTTTCGTGGATTTGTCTTCCCAGGGCCTCATGGGCCCTATAAATCGCCGGAAACTCCTTTTTGAACTTTCTAAAAGCATCGTGCACATCTTTCATGGAATGTCTCCTTTTAGTCGGTTTTACAGCAAGTATAGCCCACAATTTCTTTCTGTCAATATTGTACTCTCCATGACAACCCATTTATCGTGGTTTGTCCTCACGATGAATAACGGCCATGGTGCCCTGGTTGTGCATGTTGCGGGAAAAGCACTCCACTGAAAGGTCAGCGCCAGCTACCATGTGCATGAACATGCTCTTATTTCCTACTGCAATACTTCTGCCAGGAAAGATCCTCCCGAAGGTGCCCTCCGGAATCGATTTGAAGAGCCCGGAGAGCGGATAGTCCGTGGTGCTTTCTTTTTTGTCCAGGTATTTGTACCCCGATCCCGTGGGATAATCGAGAAAACGGTGCTCACCCGTGGTTATGGTCAGGTATTGGGCCTCTCCCGGCTCGTAGTAGTACCATTCTGTGCCGTTGCGACACGGCGAATGAGACCACAGAAAGTCATGCAAACCAACGCCTTCAAGCACGATGAGGGCCATATTCCGAGTTGCAAGGCCTTGTTCCAGCGCCCCGAAAATACCGGTAATGGCTTGGATGCTGTGGCCCGGTGCATGGAGGGGGACATCGAAATTGAAGGCCGGTATTCGCGCCGGCGTCCTCATGGCGCCGGCTGTGGTCTTGAAGGCGTACCCCTCGCGGGCAAGCATGAGGTATTCCGGTACTTGTGACGCCTCCTGAGCGGATCCGTCAAAAAGACGCACTACTTCGTCTCGATGAACTATCTTCTGTATGTGAGGATGCCCTCGCAAGATCTTCATGTCCTCATCGCTTGGACCATAGAGGCCGGCGTACCGCGCCGACCAGTGCGTGCACACGGCAAGGCCGTCTAGCGCTGTTGCATCGATAAAGCCCGAAAGCGGTATCATGTCGCCCATTCCGACTACAATGGCGGAGAAACCGGATATGCTGAGAAACCGCTCAACTTCCAGAAACGCATCGGCCATCATTTTCGCCCGGTCTTCTTTGGTCATGGGTGTGTATCTGCCGGAAAAATACTGTGCCGCGTAAGTGAGAAAAACCAAACGTGGGTTATAGCGGCCAATCAGATCAAGGCCTGTATCAGTTACCCAGCGGTTGCTGCCAGGGTCCATATCACCCGGATAGGGGTGTCTCTGCAACACGCCCCCTACCATCTCGACAAGAGCCCCCGCTGCCTTGACCTCATCGCCTGTCCGAAGGTCGAAGGTATTCTGCCATCCCCTGGCATCCACAATCGCCGTACTCATTGTCGCGCTCCATTGAAGTCATCACGAATTGTGCCGGTTAGGAGTTTAATCCCATGTCCGCACGTTGGACAGAGTTTTCCTTCGCCGTTTAAGCGCTTGAGTTTGTCACCACCGCAGCCCAGGCTGAACCGCTCTATGACCACGGTCCCGCAGGCGGGACACAGGGTATCCACCCATTCGGAGCCCACAAAGTTGTGAAAATAGATGTATGGTAGCCTTTTTCGCGCAGACTTAAGCGCTGCGTCTATGGCCCGAATGTCGGGATACTTATCACCCGTCATTTCGTCTTCTGGAAGAAGACGAAATACATGCCAGGGTATCTCCCTGTCGACTTCCGAAAGAAAGTCCACTATGGTATCGATATCCCCGTCGTTTGCTCCCTCTATGATGGGCGTGGTCACCTCCACATGACGATCCCGTGCCAGTCGTCTGATATTACGGAGCACGGGTTTGGTAAAGTTGATGCCTATATAGGTCTTGTTGAAATGGAAAGAGATCCCCTTGAGGCTAATGTTAAAAAATGAGAAGATCGATGCCAGAAGCTCCGTTGATTCCACGGTCATGTAACCGTTGGTAAGACACCCCATGGGCAGACCGGAAGCCTTTGCCTCCTCCGCAAGATCCATGAGTGAAGGGATGGACACAGTAGGTTCATTGACGTTGAATACAATACTCGAACAGTTGAGCTTCTTCGCCATGTTCACCAATTCTCGGGGTGAGAGGTTATATAAGAGCTCCTGCTGAATCGCGGGATCTTCTTTTGCGACGAAGGCGTTCGAGCAGTATTTGCACCTGAAATTGCAACTTAAGGTGCCGATCGCTAGGCACCTGCTCCCAGGATACGCGTGATAGAACGGGATAGATTCGAGCCGTGATGCCCCGCAGGAGCTCCAGCGGTGAGGAAATCTCTCTTTGATGGCTCCTTCCGAGACCGCATACATCCGACAAAAGCCCGTCTTGCTTTCGTTTAGCTCACATCGTCGTTCACAGTAACTGCAATGCATGGTTTACCTCTCCGCTGATGCTATCCGCCGGTTCACAGATTCGGCATAAGGGAGCGAATCCAACGATATAACGATTACCAGGAATGTTTTCTCCTTAGAGTCATCCGGACGGACTATCTGCACCATGGTCACCGTTCAATTCATTCCCTTTTTCTGCGTCACGCTCATCTTAATCCTGTACTAGCTGTCTGGCAAAACTCACCACCGGCTGTATCGCGATCCAGTCTGTCCAATCAAGTGGACTAAAAAATCTGGCCAGCATCTCCCTTGCTTTCTCGTCCTTTTTCAGCCACCAATCTATTTGAAGCCTTATTCTTGGTCCGCTCATAAGAATCTTGTCGATGTAGCTCAGCTTACCGTAATTGAATGCGCCTCGAAGCGGATAGTATGTTACCTTCTTTCGTATATCCACGGGAAGACTGGCCCGGAACACTTTGTCTTGTCTTGGATCATTAGATGGAACTCCTGTAACAGCAAAGATTGCAAGTTTCTTTTCACATAGGATCTTCCAGTTACGCTTTACAAAACTTATATGTTTTATCCTTCCCATATACACGGGAGATCCAAAGAGAACCGTTGAATAGTGCTTCAGAAAGGGCGGGTCAAATGCCGAGATTTCGAAGATGTCAGCCCCGACTTCTTCCGCTATCCATTGGGCGTATCGTTTCGTGCTTCCATATTTTGTCCCGTACAGTACAACTATTCTCTTGAGAGATTGTTCCACTTTCTTGTCCCTTTCCTTAAGAATGATTCATTCAAAGTAGATTATCTCCACAAACTCTCCTGCCTCCAGACCGGCCCGATCTTCCGGAATCATAATATATCCATACTTCCCCATTAAATTGGATTCGCCAAGCATCTTGATCGGCCTCGCTTTGCCGTCGTGAATGTTAACTTTTCGCACCCCTCGTACTCCGAGAGAAGCAGTTGCTCTCCCTATCAGTTGCGCCTGATGTCCGGTGCGGGATGACGGGGGATAATGACCGAGCTTTTTGACAACAGCGTCAACAAACATGAAAGCAGCGACGGCGCATGATTCGGTATAACCGGGAAGAAAGATTACCGGTATCGTCTTCTCCCCATTTCGTATAAGACCTGTGCCCATATGGTTTCCAGGGTGTAGGGCCACACCATGAAAAAGTACCTCCCCCATTGACGATATCACCTGTTCCATGAGGTCTCTTTTACTCTTGGAGCTCCCGCCTATGGTGATAATGAGATCGTAATCGGTTCCGTCCATCAAAACCTCTTTGAGTTGTGTTTCGTCGTCGGGAACGATCTCGTGGAGCGTGGGGCAGCCGCCATACCGTTCAACAAGGAGACTACACATGAGTCCGTTCGTTTCGTAAACGAATCCCGGAGAAATCTGATCACCCCTTTTTACGCACTCATCACCGGTGGGTACGATCAAAACACGGGGTCTGTCGTATACTTCGACATCGCCCACCCCCAGCTTGGCAAGCATGGCAATGTCAACAGGCTTCAGCTGCAGCCCCTCTTTATTTACACAGTCACCCCTGGCTAGTCCACCACCCCGGGGCCAGATCCATTGATGTTTTGTTACTTCTTTGGAAACAAGAACACAGCCGTCCCTTTCCTTGGCGTCTTCAAGAGGGAGAAGCGCGTCGGCTCCTCCAGGCAACGCGCTCCCCGTGTGCGCCAGCACACAACAACCACTAGCGATGTGTTCATCTGTGGTTACGCGCAGCACCCTCTCGGAACCCTCCCCGCAGCCAACGGTATCAAGGGCTCGCAGAACATAACCGTCCAGAATACACTGATCATAATGCGGATAGTCCATAGGCGCAACAACATTCTTGGAGAGCACCCTGTTGTCGGCATCCTCCAGAAGCACTGTCACTACGCGTTTCAGGGGTTCCACAGTCTCAAGAAGGGACGCGATCGCCTTATCAACGTTTGGGAGCATGCTATTTTTCATATCACCCCACTCGAATTGGGATCAAAAGTTGACGCTTACTACGCCCATAATCGTCCGGCCAGGGTTGGGATATACATATTCCTGGGCAAATTGCCTATCCAGGAGATTTTCAACCGTAAGAGCAGTCTTTAGTATGGTTCTTTCCGTTAGTTTCCAATCGCGCCATATCTTTAGATCGACCGTCTGGTAGGAGTCCATACTGTAAAAAGGAAGTCTGGTATTTTCATTGTCGTAGAATTGGTTGCCCACGTATCGGTATATGAGGCTTCCACTCATGAGCCTGGGGTTCATGTATTGTATTCCCGCGTTGCCCATGAAACTGGGGGTATTGGCCACCTGGTTTCCTTGATTGGCGGGATCCTCTATGATAAGAGATTTATTCAGGGTCAGATTCATGACAGCTGAAAATTGATCCGTGATGATCTGATTTATCTGAGTTTCAAGGCCATAGATCTCCACCTTGCCTATGTTTTGGATCTTCAGAAGCGATACGCCGGGGACAGTCGGGCTGGGACTATAGACGCCTGAAAACATATTTTCGATCTTCCCGTAATATGTGGTCATGTTGAAAGAAGTGCCTGTTTTTTTCAGCTGCCCTTCCAATCCAAGATCCACCATCCAGGTCTTTTCCGGTTTCAAGTCAGGATTCGCTACACGCCACGTGGTCCCGGTGGTAGTATTTTGAAAGTACCACGTGGGGAGGCCGGGATAGAATGCCGTACCGGCAGATGATCTAATAGCGAACTGATCGTTGATCCGATATTTTGCTCCTCCCCGATAGGTAGTATAGTTACTGGAAGAGTCCTTCAGATAGTTCGGTGTTGAAGCGCTATCGTAGATATCGTGGAATTTCCAATTATCATACCGAGCACCCATCAGCAGAGAGAGCTTTTTGTCAAGGAATAAAGCTTGGTCCTGGAGGTAAAAGGCCTCTTGGTCCGTTTTATAATCGGTCCCGGAAACGGCTGCCCCAGTGGTCCACGTGTTTGTATCTGATCCAATCCTTTCTCTGCTGTAGAAGGTTCCAGCTGTTAAAATGTTGTTCTTCCCCAGGTAAAAATCGTCCTGGAGTTCCAGGGGCGTCCTCGTCACTTTCGATTCTTGCGAGTAACGCTTCCTCCAATCAAATACAAGCTTCGAACCGACTTGAGAAATGCCGTAATCGGTCTTGGCCGGTCTATCCCAATCCTGGTATCCTCCGGAAAAAGTGATCTTCATTATGTTACTAACAGGAAGTTGAAACCGGACACTTCCGAGGCCCTGTTTCCCGCTGTCCAAAGGAATCAGATTGGGCTGGCCGCCGTTGATGTTGAGAAGGGCGTAGTTATATGCAATCGTGAAGCTTGCTCCGTCCCTTCCAATCCAGCCAGCCTTTCCCGACAGATATGTACTGCTATAATCCGCGCTGTCCACCGTCGCAGTCGTGAGGGTCGAAGGACTCTTTGTATATATCCTCCGCGTATTGTCGATAGGAATATTGCTATATCCGTCCGAATAGTCGCCGGCATAGGAGAGATAATAGTGGAACTGGTTATCTCCCTGTCTAAATGCCCCACCCGTGCTGGCGTAAGGGCGCTTCGTATTGTTGCTGCCGTATCCGACGGAAAGTGTAGACCCCATATCTTTCTTACCCTGCCTCGTAATGATATTCACAACGCCGCCTGATGCGTTGGCGCCATAAAGGGCGGATGAGGGACCCATGACAACGTCGATTCTCTCTATATCATTCCTGTTAATGGTATTGGTAAACGATATCGAGGATCCAACAGGCATGCCGTCGATGAGATAGACGGTCCTCGCACTAAAATCGCCTGTTCCCCGGAGATTTACCCAGGCCGGATTCTTATTTGGCGCCTGGCCGACAAATACACCAGGTAAATCCTGAATAAGCTGACCATAGTTTGGGATGATATAGTCGGGCTGAGATTCTATGTTTTCACGATCAACCGTGTACGTGGTGAATGGAGAGTATTCTGCCGGGGCATTGGTCTTCGTAGCGGTTACGACTACTTCAGGAAGAACAATGCCCTTTTCGTGCGTCTTACTCTCCTCGGATGAAGCCGTCGGTCCTCCCGGCGAAGCGTTTGCTTTTTCCGCTGCCGATCCTGCTACGGGGGAGAACAATAGTGCAATTAACAACAGTAAGCAGAAAATCCGTGACATAGTGGTTTCCTCCTCTTGAGAATAATAGAATGTGGTGGAACAGGTGCTCGCATTCGTTGATATTCCTTTCTAATACATATCGATGGCACTATTACTTACGGAAACAGGGCCCTTTTCATCGTCTCTTCCGGTACATTTATTCCAAGGAAGAGCCGGTAGAACTTGCAGGCCTCCCCTATTATGTCTGTGTGGTGCCGTTCAGGGTAGAGACGCCACATGAGCCACTTGATGCCCAAGAGCCTCATAAATGAGGGCGGTCTATCGAACCAATTGAGAAGCATTGTCGGGGATAGATAAACCCTGCCTGTTTTGACCGCCCTGACATTCTGCCACCGCTCGTCTTTGAAGACATTCCCGTAGAAAGCAGGCTCTGTCGCTATAATTACCTCGGGATCATAGCGAAGCACTTGCTCCAACGAGACGGGCTCCCTGCCCCTCACTTTAAACCTGCCATCACTGCACCGATGGACGTTTGTTGCACCTGAAAGCGAGATAAGCTCTGCATGAATGGACGTATCACATTCCGTAAAAAGCCCGCTCATTCCTTCCGCATAATAGACGCGGGGTCGCTCGACCTGAGGGATAAGGTCTCTTGTTCGGGCCGTCTCTTTAAGTACCCGATCACCGTAATCGGCAAGGGTGCGCGCCCGTTTTTCACGTCCAAGGAGATTCCCAAGGAAGAGAAAGGCGGCAGGGTAATCGCTCGTCTTATCGATCTTCACGTACGCCACAGGGATGCCGAGTTTGGCGAGCAGTTTCTCTGATGGCACATTGAGTTCCATGTTACCCCACATTTCAGCGACTACTACATCGGGTTTTGCTTTGAGAAGGGCTTCCATGGTTATTGTAGCGCTCTGCCCGAAAAATCCCCCAACCACGGGGAGTTTTTCCACCTCAGGAGACAAATATTTCTTCTGTTCTGTTGTAAAAGGTGCGCTTATTCCTGCAAGGAGAGTGGGATCGATTGCGTAGATGAGATACATTACGATTGGCCAGTCCCCGCAGACTTTTGTGATCCTGTCTGGCACCACGACTTTTCGGCCCGCCATATCCGTTATCTCACGGGCACACGAAGCCGTATAAGAAGAACCAACAAAGAGAACAAAGAGAACAAAGAAAAATGAGGCCTTGAGACGCCGGGATGGCCGAGTGGCGAGGCGGTTATTTCTCATTGCCCCTCCATATTAGCACTCCGGTAACACTGCGTCTTTTGCACTGGACAGATTCATGTTGTTCGCGATCCCTGAAGAGAGTGGCAATGGCGGTTAAGATTCGTGATTGGTCAACTCCTCGTCCCTGCGCTTCCACGCTTCTTGCCAGGTCTAGAGCCAGCTCCTGCATGGTTTTCGTTTCCTCTATGGTAATCGGAAAAGATGTATACGAAAAGATTCTTCCCATCTGCTTAAGCGTTTTTCGAATGTTACGAATGTCTGGCCTGGGGTTGAGAGACAGGCTGAGCATCCGCCGTATCTTGTTGCAGGTGGGGTGACGTTGTATCTTACCTGTTGCTATGTAGACGCACCATTGCCTGGAACACTTCTCCATCTTTAGAATATCTTCTTCGTCCTCTACTGCTTGGGACAGGGCCGTGAGAACAATGTCGAAAGCCCCCGAGAGTGCTTCCGTGTCTGGATCAATTTCTTTCCAGGAAGCCCGGACGGTCCTTGCGACCGTTACATCGACGCGCTGAGCTTCCGCGATGAGACGCAAAAGCATCTTGTCGGATATGTCAAGTGCCGTAACCGACGCTCCAAGCAAAGCCAGGGGAAGTGCGAAGGTTCCCGGGCCGCTGCCTACGTCGAGAATATGCGTTCCTGCGACGATAATGCCTTTACGCTCTAAAAGATCGATAACCTGGTTCGTTCGTGCCACAGTCTTTTCCTCGAAGGGAAGGGTATACTCTGACGCCTTTTCGTCCCAAAAAAGACGACTGTCTACGCCGAGGCTTGTTTTATCGTTAGTCAAAGCGGCGTTATTATCTTGTTGGGTCATCTGATTCACAATTTGCATCCTCATCAATCATTTCAGCTCACAGGCTTATGCCGTCTCCAGTTTTGCTATATCCGTTTAAAGATGCGACGACGGATAACAAAACTGCACGCCGCACCGGTTGCTCCTAACGATTGTCAAATCCCGCTTAGCTGCATATACTCTCCGGAACGCAAACGCGTAAAGAACCATTAAGCTTCAGTACGTTGACTCTTGCGTCATAGAGATGGAATAGATTTTCGTCGCTAATTATGTCGCCACATGCACCATCTGCCATAATGGCGCCGTTCTTTATCATGATTGCGCGGTGGGCGACCCAGAGCGCATGCTCCGGCGAGTGGGTTGATTTGATAAAGGTGTATCCTTGCCTCGAAAGCTTCATGATCTGATCGAGGAGTCTCAACTGGTTCCCGTAATCGAGGCCGCTCGCCGGTTCGTCCATGATGAATGTCCTGGCGCCCTGGGCGAGCGCCCGGGCGATCAAGGTGAGTTGCCTCTCTCCACCGCTTATCTCCGTATAAGCTCTGTCCGCGAGGTGCGCTATGGCGAGCCTTTGGATTGCATCACCGGCCACGCTCATATCCTCCTTGGAGTATCTGAAGAAGAAAGTTTTGTGGGGTATCCTCCCCATGAGCACCACATCCATAACCGTGTAGGGAAAAGAACTTTTATGTGTCTGCGGCACGTAAGCTATTTTTCTGGCGAGAAACTTGGAGCCAAGCTGTGCAATATCCTCACCGTCAAAGAAAATTCTGCCCTCGGCCGGGCGGATAAGGCCGAGCATGATCTTGATGAGGGTGCTCTTTCCGCATCCGTTGGGCCCGAGCAACGTAAGGATCTCTCCCTCTGCGACGGTGAAGTTGATATCGTTCAGCACGTTCTTTTGGGTATAGCCGAAAGATACCCCTTGCACTTCGATCAATGGTTTTAGTTCCATCCTTTTTTGGCCTTTCTCAATATCATTGCAAAAAATGGTATGCCGATAAGTGACGTGGTGATTCCGATAGGGATCTCTACATTGAAGAGCATGCGCGAAACATCGTCCACAACAACGAGATAAAGAGCCCCGATCAAGGCGCTCGCGGGGACAAGCACCTTGTTGTTGGGACCGACGAGCATACGGGTGATATGAGGAATGATAAGCCCAACCCAGCCGATCATCCCGGCGAGCACGACTGTGAGCGCACTCATAAGCGTCGCGAAGAATATAAGGAGCATGCGAACCCATTCCACGGGAATGCCGAGCGCCCGTGCTTCCTCGTCGCCCATACTCAGCGCATTGAGATACCCGGAAAAAAGTGTTATGAGGATAATGCTCGCCACCTGTGGGATGCCTGCAGCGAGTAGTGTTTTTCTGTCAACAAGTGATAGCCCGCCCATGAGCCACTGCGTGATGGCTGGCAACTGGTTATACGGGTCAGCGATGTATTTGATGATCGAAAGAAGAGAGGTGAAAAGAGCGCCGCTGATAACACCGCCAAGAACGAGGAGCAGGACAGTATTTCCCTTATGCATCTTGGCTATGCCCACAGAGACAAGTACCGCCATGAACCCGAAAACAAAGGTTAAGCATTGCACAGCGACCCAGCTTTTAGAAAAGACCATGCCCACCGCTGCCCCGAATGAAGCGCCGGCAAGCACGCCGAGGAGCGAAGGCGAAACCAGGGGGTTCACGAACATGGCCTGGAAGGCTGCCCCTGAGACGGAAAGCGAAGCGCCGACGAGGATGGCCGCAAGGATACGAGGCAAGCGGATATCGATGAGAAGGTTTTCGAGTAAAAGAAGCCGCTCACGTTCAATGTTCCCCACACCGGATATTTTGAAAAAAAGGAAACGGCTAATATCGCCCGCCGCGAGCGGGTATTTACCAAGCGTGAGCGAGAAGCCCGCTACGCCTATAAGCAGGAGCGCAAGAAAAGGGAAAAAGGTTTTGCCGTGCTTCATGGATAGATCACCTTTCTGATTTCTTCGTCGGAAAGATCAATGCCCAAAAACAGTTTGTAGAACTTCTTTGCGGTCCCGACTATGTCGATGGGGTATTCGTTAGGGTAGAGGCAATTGGCAAACCACTTTACGCCCAGGAAGCGCATGAACGACGGAGGGCGGTCGAACCAGTTGAAGGGGGCCTTGGGGATAAGATAGACCCGCTTGTCTTTGACAGCCTTTACGGTCTGCCATCGGGGGTCTTTGAAAATGGCGTCAAAAAAGGTGTCTTCCTGCACCACAATCAGATCCGGATTGTACGCGATTACCTGTTCGAGATTTACTTTCTCCATGCCCATCTGGTCCTTTATGTCGCACCGGTGTACGTTTACCCCGCCGGCGAGGTTTATTAGTTCGCCGTGCCACGATGTATCGCATTCGGTACTCAGACCATCAGGGCCTTCGGCGTAATAGACCCTCACTCTCTTTGAAGCGGGTATAGACCCGATTTTTTTTTGCACGTCGGTCAACGCATCTCTTCCATACTTGCTCAAGACCATTGCCCTGTCTTCCTTTCCCAGAAGCCTTCCAACGAAAATAAAAGCTTTTTCGTAATCCTTGAGGCTATCAACCTGAACGTGAAATTTAGGGATGGGGAATTTCTTCATCATCTCTTCTTCCATCATGCTCTTTCCCATGGACCCCTTTTGCCTCCACATGATGATCACATCAGGGTCTGCCTTTAAGATCAGCTCAGGATTTGCGGTCTGGCCCTGGCCGAAAAAGCCGCCTATGACCGGCTTGGTCGTGACGCTTTTTCGGAGAAACCGCCTTTCCTGTTCCTTAAGGGGAAAATTGAGGCCCACGAGTACGTCCGGATCCATGGCGTAGAGCATATATGTCGAAGGGGGCGAAGTAGCATATACTTTTATTACTCTGTCAGGAACGGTTATCTTACAACCATCCATATCGACCACTTCCCGTGCCCTGGCGCAGGGTGCGGCAGCGACAATGCACAAGACCGTTAAGAAGATAAGGGCCCATTTACGAGATAATGCATGCAACCTTGTGGCACCCCCGTTTCTTATTCGCCCCACGATACGATGCTCTTTGCCGGGTATGAGCTTCTGCTCCCGGCGGCATTCATATGTCAAAAAATGCACCGACGCCACGTACGCCCCCTCATTGCTGATATATCACCTGCCTTATGTCCTGTTCAGAAAGACTCGTCCCGAGAAAGAGCCGATAGAAGTCACGGGCCTCTTTGACGATGTCGATCCGGTAGTCATTCGGATAGAGACAATTCATTAACCATTTAAGACCAAGGATACGCATGAACGACGGAGGGCGGTCGAACCAGTTAAAGGGGTGTCTGGGGATGAGATAGACGCGCCCTTCCTTCACCGCCTTGATATTCTGCCATACCGGGCTCTTTTCCCTGACGACCTTATCGTAGAAAACCTTTTCCTGCGCTACGATGACATCGGGGTTATAAAGCATGATCTGCTCCATTGAGACCTTCTCAAACCCCACGTGACTCGATGTGTGGCAGCGATGGACATTCCTGTCGCCTGCGAGCTGGAGCAGTTCCACATGGATCGAGTCATTGCATTCCGTGCTGAGGCCGTCCACACCTTCAGCGTAGTAGACCGTAGGTCTTTTTTCGGCGGGGATCTTGCTTACCGTGTTCTTCACATCATCGAGTGTTTTTCGGAAATAGCCGCTTAACTGTTTGGTCCGGTCTTCTCTCTTGAGCAGTCTACCGAGGAACAAATAGACCTCGGGGTAGTCGGAAAGACTCTCGGCCACGGCGTAGACAAAGGGTATGTTGAGCTTCTTTATCGATTCTTCCGATCTTTCGTTAATCGCGGATTTGTTTGCCGACCACATGATCAACAAATCCGGTTTTGCCTTGAGCAGTATTTCAACATTGGCGGCCTGACCCTGACCCCCGAGAGATCCGATAACCGGCAGATTGGCCACCTCTTTCGGGAAGTATTTTTTGTCCTCATCTTTTATGGAGAGATTGAGCCCCGGCAACATGGACGGGTCCACAGAGTACATGATGAAGGAGCCATAGGGCGAGGGCGCATATACCTTCCCGATAGAATCCGGTAAGGTCACCGTGCGGCCGGCCATATCGACAACCTCCCGCGCGTTCGCGGTAGACAGTGAAGTAAGAGCCGGTACAAGGAGTGCTATTATTAGTGCAATGATACCAAAGTTTCTCTGTTTCAACATTGATGCTACCTCCTCATCAGTTCAGCGTTTTCATCTCCACATTTCAATCCACAGGCCCACTTCACTTCTTGTTACGGAGCAATTCTTGATACCGGCCTGTTGCAGTGCTTTGCGGTATTCAGTTTCATGATTTCTACTTCTCTTCATAGGACCGGACCACGCTTTATTGATTTCCCTCATCTTTGCCATGACCTGCGCCTGGATTTCCGGTGAGCCCAAACCCCCTCCGATGAAAGCCCGTCCGCCCGGAGCGAGAACCCGGTATATCTCATGGAATGCCTTTGCCTTGTCCTCCCAGAAGAATACCGAGCCCCTGCTTACGACAAGATCGATAGATTGGTCATTGACGGGAATTTCATGCACATCACCGCGGAGAACGGACATCCTTGCTTTGAAGTGGGATGCGG
Above is a window of Syntrophorhabdaceae bacterium DNA encoding:
- a CDS encoding biopolymer transporter ExbD — protein: MSDINVVPLVDIMLVLLIIFMLTSPMMQHGLGVDLPRTSAKALPLKDDPRVITVNKEMKVILNEKILDIKNLGPALQFAFAGKPEKEILLKADSSVPYGFVAQCMTAMREAGANKINLVTKPIDE
- a CDS encoding carboxymuconolactone decarboxylase family protein; translation: MKDVHDAFRKFKKEFPAIYRAHEALGRQIHEKSGPLSEKTRWLMKVAISGASNHRIALETHIGKAREAGATDEEILHTLLLIIQTTGFPTFMEAYSVFIETR
- a CDS encoding radical SAM protein, which gives rise to MHCSYCERRCELNESKTGFCRMYAVSEGAIKERFPHRWSSCGASRLESIPFYHAYPGSRCLAIGTLSCNFRCKYCSNAFVAKEDPAIQQELLYNLSPRELVNMAKKLNCSSIVFNVNEPTVSIPSLMDLAEEAKASGLPMGCLTNGYMTVESTELLASIFSFFNISLKGISFHFNKTYIGINFTKPVLRNIRRLARDRHVEVTTPIIEGANDGDIDTIVDFLSEVDREIPWHVFRLLPEDEMTGDKYPDIRAIDAALKSARKRLPYIYFHNFVGSEWVDTLCPACGTVVIERFSLGCGGDKLKRLNGEGKLCPTCGHGIKLLTGTIRDDFNGARQ
- a CDS encoding flavodoxin domain-containing protein; translated protein: MEQSLKRIVVLYGTKYGSTKRYAQWIAEEVGADIFEISAFDPPFLKHYSTVLFGSPVYMGRIKHISFVKRNWKILCEKKLAIFAVTGVPSNDPRQDKVFRASLPVDIRKKVTYYPLRGAFNYGKLSYIDKILMSGPRIRLQIDWWLKKDEKAREMLARFFSPLDWTDWIAIQPVVSFARQLVQD
- a CDS encoding molybdopterin molybdotransferase MoeA, producing the protein MKNSMLPNVDKAIASLLETVEPLKRVVTVLLEDADNRVLSKNVVAPMDYPHYDQCILDGYVLRALDTVGCGEGSERVLRVTTDEHIASGCCVLAHTGSALPGGADALLPLEDAKERDGCVLVSKEVTKHQWIWPRGGGLARGDCVNKEGLQLKPVDIAMLAKLGVGDVEVYDRPRVLIVPTGDECVKRGDQISPGFVYETNGLMCSLLVERYGGCPTLHEIVPDDETQLKEVLMDGTDYDLIITIGGSSKSKRDLMEQVISSMGEVLFHGVALHPGNHMGTGLIRNGEKTIPVIFLPGYTESCAVAAFMFVDAVVKKLGHYPPSSRTGHQAQLIGRATASLGVRGVRKVNIHDGKARPIKMLGESNLMGKYGYIMIPEDRAGLEAGEFVEIIYFE
- a CDS encoding TonB-dependent receptor; amino-acid sequence: MSRIFCLLLLIALLFSPVAGSAAEKANASPGGPTASSEESKTHEKGIVLPEVVVTATKTNAPAEYSPFTTYTVDRENIESQPDYIIPNYGQLIQDLPGVFVGQAPNKNPAWVNLRGTGDFSARTVYLIDGMPVGSSISFTNTINRNDIERIDVVMGPSSALYGANASGGVVNIITRQGKKDMGSTLSVGYGSNNTKRPYASTGGAFRQGDNQFHYYLSYAGDYSDGYSNIPIDNTRRIYTKSPSTLTTATVDSADYSSTYLSGKAGWIGRDGASFTIAYNYALLNINGGQPNLIPLDSGKQGLGSVRFQLPVSNIMKITFSGGYQDWDRPAKTDYGISQVGSKLVFDWRKRYSQESKVTRTPLELQDDFYLGKNNILTAGTFYSRERIGSDTNTWTTGAAVSGTDYKTDQEAFYLQDQALFLDKKLSLLMGARYDNWKFHDIYDSASTPNYLKDSSSNYTTYRGGAKYRINDQFAIRSSAGTAFYPGLPTWYFQNTTTGTTWRVANPDLKPEKTWMVDLGLEGQLKKTGTSFNMTTYYGKIENMFSGVYSPSPTVPGVSLLKIQNIGKVEIYGLETQINQIITDQFSAVMNLTLNKSLIIEDPANQGNQVANTPSFMGNAGIQYMNPRLMSGSLIYRYVGNQFYDNENTRLPFYSMDSYQTVDLKIWRDWKLTERTILKTALTVENLLDRQFAQEYVYPNPGRTIMGVVSVNF